From a region of the Sminthopsis crassicaudata isolate SCR6 chromosome 6, ASM4859323v1, whole genome shotgun sequence genome:
- the LOC141547814 gene encoding olfactory receptor 10Q1-like — protein sequence MSSPAIIHLNQSGPTEFVFRVFTSSPTIQVLLFCFFLFLYVMILCGNAAIIWAVYTNISLQTPMYFFLSNLSFLEICYTTTLVPLMLSNIMGERKPISLTRCATQMFFFATFGSTDCFLLAVMAYDRYVAICYPLQYTLIMTPQLCTQMVAGPLSLALFLSLPLTSLVFSLPFCGRFLEINHFFCDIPPVLRLACADTRVPQAVLYVISILNLTIPFLLICISYVFIAITILHIPSVEGRQRAFSTCSSHLTVVLLQYGCGSLVYFRPPSSTPADEDRHIALVYTFVTPLLNPIIYTLRNKDVKNVLKKAMSKKAASENL from the coding sequence ATGTCTTCTCCTGCTATTATTCATCTCAACCAGTCTGGCCCCACTGAGTTTGTATTCAGGGTGTTCACCTCTTCCCCCACGATTCAGGTCCTGCTCTtctgcttcttcctttttctctatgtAATGATTCTCTGTGGGAATGCTGCCATTATCTGGGCTGTGTACACAAACATCTCCCTGCAAACTCCCATGTACTTCTTCCTGTCCAACCTGTCCTTCCTGGAGATCTGTTATACCACTACTTTGGTACCACTGATGCTCTCCAACATCATGGGAGAAAGAAAGCCCATCTCATTGACTCGTTGTGCAACTCAGATGTTCTTTTTTGCCACCTTTGGCAGCACTGACTGTTTCCTATTGGCTGTCATGGCATATGACCGCTATGTGGCCATCTGCTATCCCCTACAATACACTCTCATCATGACCCCACAGCTGTGTACCCAAATGGTGGCTGGACCCCTGAGTCTGGCTCTTTTTCTTTCACTGCCACTCACATCATTGGTCTTCTCCCTGCCCTTCTGTGGACGCTTCCTGGAGATCAACCATTTTTTCTGTGATATACCACCTGTCCTACGGCTAGCTTGTGCTGACACTCGTGTGCCACAGGCTGTCCTTTATGTGATAAGCATCCTTAATCTGACCATCCCCTTCCTGCTTATTTGCATTTCCTATGTCTTCATTGCCATCACCATCTTGCATATTCCTTCAGTTGAGGGGCGCCAGCGAGCCTTCTCCACCTGCTCTTCCCATCTCACTGTGGTCCTGCTACAATATGGCTGTGGCAGTTTGGTCTACTTTCGACCCCCATCAAGCACTCCTGCAGATGAAGATAGGCATATTGCCTTAGTCTACACCTTCGTTACTCCCCTCCTCAACCCTATCATTTATACCTTAAGGAATAAGGATGTCAAAAATGTTCTGAAAAAAGCCATGAGCAAAAAGGCAGCCTCTGAGAACCTGTGA
- the LOC141547785 gene encoding olfactory receptor 10Q1-like, protein MSSPNTLHLNQSGPTEFVFRVLTTSPKIQVLLFCFFLLLYIMILCGNSAIIGVVCAYSSLHTPMYFFLSNLSSLEICYTSTTVPLMLSNIFGTQKPISLAGCGAQMFFFLTFGGADCFLLAVIAYDRYVAICHPLHYTLIMTQQLCIQMVVGSLGLAICLTLPLTALVCSVPFCGHRLEINHFLCDAPPVLRLACEDTHIHQAILYVVGIFVLVIPFLLICISYFFIAITILRIRSAEGRRRAFSTCSSHLTVVLLQYGCCSLVYLRPRSSTSEDEDRQFALVYTFVIPLLNPLIYTLRNKDVKEALRKSVSRKATSETL, encoded by the coding sequence ATGTCTTCTCCAAACACTCTCCATCTTAACCAGTCTGGCCCCACTGAATTTGTGTTCCGAGTATTAACCACGTCCCCCAAGATCCAGgtccttcttttctgtttctttcttcttctctacaTAATGATCCTCTGTGGTAATAGTGCCATTATTGGGGTTGTGTGTGCCTACAGCTCCCTCCACACCCCCATGTACTTCTTCCTGTCTAACTTATCTTCCCTGGAAATCTGTTACACCTCTACTACTGTACCCTTGATGCTCTCCAACATCTTTGGAACTCAGAAGCCCATCTCATTGGCTGGCTGTGGGGCCCAGATGTTCTTTTTCCTCACCTTCGGTGGTGCTGATTGTTTTCTACTGGCTGTCATAGCATATGACCGTTATGTGGCCATTTGCCATCCCCTGCACTATACCCTCATCATGACCCAGCAGCTGTGTATCCAGATGGTGGTGGGCTCCTTGGGCCTAGCTATTTGCCTTACACTGCCACTCACGGCACTGGTCTGTTCTGTTCCCTTCTGTGGGCATCGTCTAGAGATCAATCATTTCCTTTGTGATGCCCCACCTGTCCTAAGGCTAGCCTGTGAGGATACCCATATACACCAGGCTATCCTATATGTGGTGGGTATCTTTGTGTTAGTCATTCCCTTCCTACTTATCtgcatctcctattttttcattgcTATCACTATTTTGCGGATCCGCTCAGCAGAGGGGCGCAGGAGGGCCTTCTCCACCTGTTCCTCCCATCTCACTGTAGTCCTTCTTCAATATGGCTGCTGTAGCCTGGTCTACTTACGTCCCAGGTCCAGCACATCAGAGGACGAGGATCGGCAGTTTGCCTTGGTTTATACCTTTGTCATACCTCTACTTAATCCCCTCATTTATACCCTACGAAACAAAGATGTCAAAGAAGCTCTGAGAAAATCTGTGAGTCGCAAAGCAACCTCCGAAACTCTGTGA